A window of the Planktothrix serta PCC 8927 genome harbors these coding sequences:
- a CDS encoding DUF309 domain-containing protein yields MKEEIPAEFWQGVEEFNQQEFYDCHDTLEALWMEAPEPEKKFYQGILQIAVGLYHLSQKNWKGAVILMGEGLGRLDYYYPDYSGINVEQLMDETTQLLKALQNAGAEKVEEFLPLMQPQGSVQGLKLPKIQKVI; encoded by the coding sequence ATGAAAGAAGAAATTCCGGCAGAATTTTGGCAAGGAGTTGAAGAATTTAATCAACAGGAATTTTATGATTGTCATGATACCTTAGAAGCGTTGTGGATGGAAGCACCAGAACCTGAAAAAAAGTTTTATCAAGGTATTTTACAAATAGCAGTCGGACTCTATCATTTAAGCCAAAAAAATTGGAAAGGAGCCGTTATTTTAATGGGGGAAGGACTGGGACGCTTAGATTATTATTATCCTGATTATAGTGGGATTAATGTGGAGCAGTTGATGGATGAAACGACTCAACTTTTAAAAGCTTTACAAAATGCGGGTGCTGAAAAAGTGGAGGAATTTCTGCCCTTAATGCAGCCTCAAGGAAGCGTTCAGGGTTTAAAATTACCGAAAATTCAAAAAGTTATATGA
- a CDS encoding ferredoxin-thioredoxin reductase catalytic domain-containing protein yields the protein MTPKTNDKLSSQKSLMAMKQFSEQYARRTGTYFCAEPSVTAVVIEGLAKNKDELGAPLCPCRHYEDKEAEVKNTFWNCPCVPMRERKECHCMLFLTADNDFAGDQQEITMEEIEQVRSTM from the coding sequence ATGACCCCAAAAACTAACGATAAATTATCCAGCCAAAAGAGCTTAATGGCAATGAAGCAGTTTTCTGAACAGTATGCCAGACGCACAGGAACTTATTTTTGTGCTGAACCCTCTGTTACTGCTGTTGTTATTGAAGGGTTAGCTAAAAATAAAGACGAGTTAGGCGCACCCCTTTGTCCTTGTCGTCATTATGAAGATAAAGAAGCTGAGGTCAAAAACACTTTCTGGAATTGTCCCTGTGTTCCGATGCGAGAACGGAAAGAATGTCATTGTATGTTATTCCTAACCGCCGATAATGATTTTGCTGGAGATCAGCAAGAAATTACAATGGAAGAAATTGAACAAGTTCGCTCTACAATGTGA
- a CDS encoding DUF58 domain-containing protein, with protein MKRNRFQWQNWLESHWIAPAYGGGLLIALSIFFFGAATNTMAGWLYVISGISFALLAIAAVLPQRSLLSLQVQRATINPVSVGDDLTLELTIINSSNQAKILIQVQDLLPLGLGKSATVIELLSPHQSDQWVTYIPTQKRGIYHWIGVKLRTATPLGLFWCSRERKAPATAIVYPLVLPLTTCPLIDEIGQDYNPNVYEQRQFQMATEGVTRTLRPYRYGDPTRLIHWRSSARYGELRVRELETSNGGQEIIIGLDSAFFWKPDDFEQAVIAAASLYFYASHCQLNVQLWTAKTGLVYGNRVVLHTLADVNYGEDALVKNIPDFPIIWLTQNPESLKILPLGSRWLLWPYSSPISPRDQTNSQSQKLSHLGLEIRPDLSLQSQLQSSLRASNL; from the coding sequence ATGAAAAGAAATCGTTTTCAATGGCAAAATTGGTTAGAATCTCATTGGATAGCTCCTGCTTATGGAGGCGGATTATTAATCGCACTCTCCATATTTTTCTTTGGAGCCGCAACGAATACAATGGCTGGATGGTTATATGTGATTAGTGGTATTAGTTTCGCTTTACTAGCAATTGCTGCGGTTTTACCCCAACGTTCTTTACTTTCTTTGCAAGTTCAACGAGCAACGATTAATCCTGTTAGTGTCGGAGACGATTTAACCCTAGAATTAACAATTATAAATTCCAGTAATCAAGCTAAAATTTTAATTCAAGTTCAGGACTTATTACCCCTAGGATTAGGAAAATCAGCAACGGTTATTGAACTTTTATCTCCCCATCAATCTGATCAATGGGTAACTTATATTCCTACCCAAAAACGAGGCATTTATCATTGGATAGGAGTGAAATTAAGAACCGCCACACCATTAGGATTATTTTGGTGTAGTCGAGAACGAAAAGCACCCGCCACCGCCATTGTTTATCCTTTAGTTTTACCCTTAACGACCTGTCCTTTAATTGATGAAATCGGACAAGATTATAATCCCAATGTCTATGAACAGCGTCAGTTTCAAATGGCAACAGAAGGCGTAACTCGCACCTTAAGACCCTATCGTTATGGTGATCCGACTCGTTTAATTCATTGGCGTTCTAGTGCGCGTTATGGCGAATTACGAGTGCGAGAATTAGAAACATCTAATGGCGGTCAGGAGATTATTATTGGTTTAGATAGTGCGTTTTTCTGGAAACCTGATGATTTTGAACAAGCTGTAATCGCCGCCGCTTCTTTATATTTTTATGCCTCTCACTGTCAATTAAATGTGCAGTTATGGACAGCAAAAACAGGATTAGTCTATGGAAATCGAGTAGTTCTCCATACCCTAGCTGATGTTAATTATGGGGAAGATGCGTTAGTCAAAAATATTCCCGATTTTCCGATAATTTGGTTAACTCAAAATCCCGAATCGTTAAAAATTTTACCGTTAGGAAGTCGTTGGTTACTTTGGCCTTATTCTTCCCCCATATCCCCCAGAGATCAAACCAACTCTCAAAGCCAAAAATTATCTCATTTAGGATTAGAAATTCGTCCCGATCTCTCTCTCCAATCTCAACTTCAATCTTCCTTAAGAGCATCAAATCTTTAG
- a CDS encoding metal ABC transporter permease — protein MITELIKLLQFEFMRNALIAGLLVSIACGIIGTFVVVNRIVFISGGIAHAAYGGIGMGYFFQFNPVVGAIAFSVFSALGMGLVYRKTQQRADTIIGVMWAIGMAIGIIFIDLTPGYKVDLMSYLFGSILTVPQSDLILMLILNILIGLMVFLFYKELVAISFDPVFAETRNLPVDQLYLMLIVAIALTVVMVMKVVGLILVIALLTIPAAISGQFVKDLKQMMVLSSSLGMIFTTLGLGISYFFNLTSGATIILVAGLAYLVSLSLKMILKHSVNF, from the coding sequence ATGATAACAGAATTAATTAAATTATTGCAATTTGAATTTATGCGAAATGCCTTAATTGCAGGACTCTTAGTGAGTATTGCTTGTGGCATAATTGGAACCTTTGTTGTTGTGAATCGAATTGTTTTTATTAGTGGGGGTATTGCTCATGCAGCTTATGGAGGGATTGGTATGGGTTATTTTTTTCAATTTAATCCTGTGGTGGGAGCGATCGCATTTTCTGTATTTTCAGCATTAGGAATGGGGTTAGTGTATCGAAAAACCCAACAACGAGCCGATACAATTATTGGGGTAATGTGGGCGATAGGAATGGCAATTGGGATTATTTTTATAGACTTAACCCCCGGTTATAAAGTTGATTTAATGAGTTATTTATTTGGCAGTATTCTCACTGTTCCCCAATCTGATTTAATTTTAATGTTAATCTTAAATATTCTAATTGGGCTAATGGTTTTTTTATTTTATAAAGAGTTAGTCGCTATTTCCTTTGACCCTGTTTTTGCAGAAACGCGAAATTTACCCGTTGATCAACTTTATTTAATGTTAATTGTCGCCATTGCTTTAACCGTCGTGATGGTGATGAAAGTGGTTGGTTTAATTCTCGTAATTGCCCTATTAACTATCCCCGCAGCAATTTCAGGACAATTTGTTAAAGATTTAAAACAAATGATGGTGTTATCCAGTAGTTTAGGAATGATTTTCACAACCCTAGGCTTAGGAATTTCTTACTTTTTTAATTTAACCTCCGGCGCCACGATTATTTTAGTCGCAGGTTTGGCTTATTTAGTCAGTTTAAGCTTAAAAATGATCCTCAAACATTCAGTTAATTTCTAA